The Rickettsia felis URRWXCal2 genome contains the following window.
ATAATAGTAAATCTTGAGAAAGCTGTGGAGTAGAGGAGTTGTAGATCGTTTTTTCCGTCATTGCGAGGAAAAATTGAAAATTTTGACGAAGCAATCTCAGGATATTTGACGAGATTGCCGCGTCGTTGCTAAAGCAACTCCTCGCAATGACGATTTGTGTATTGCGGGGTGACAAAGAAAAAATAAAATGAATAAATTTAAAAATATTGCGGTTTATGGAGGAGGGAGTTTTGGTACTAGTCTTGCTTCTTTAGCAGCACAAAACTGTAATAACGTTACTTTATTTTTACGTGACGAGGAAATAGCAAAAGAAATTTTACATAACAAAACTAATGTAAAATATTTAGGAGATATTAAATTACCTACTCATTTACAGGTTACTACAAACTTAAGTGTAATTAAGGATTTTGAACTAATTATTATTGCAGTGCCGTCTTATGCTTTTGATGACTCAATAAAATTATTAAAAACTCACGGCATTTCTGCAGATAATACTCTTCTAATCGCTACAAAAGGCTTTGCCCGTAATCCTACTGAACTATTTTCAGATAGGTTAAAAACTCTATTACCGCATAGCACTACAGCGTTTTTTGCAGGTTCGAATCTAGCGAAAGAACTGGCTAAAAATTTACCTGCTTCGGCAAGTATTGCAAGTTTAGATATAGATATAGCAAATAAAATAGCCAATAACCTAAGTTCAAAAACTTTTACGACGAATACGACAAGCGATATTGTGACCTTACAAGTAGCAGGTGCGTTGAAAAATATCTTTGCTATTAAAAGCGGAATTGATTTAGCAAAGAAGCAGGGCAAAAATGCAAGAGCAACGCTTATAGTAACTGTCTTAAAAGAAATTGCTATTTTATCGAAAGCTTTAGGCGGTACAGCGTCATCTCGATCACTTGATACAAATCTATTGTTAGAAGCGGGAGTAGTAGGCGATTTAGTGCTTACTTGTTATTCGTTAGGCTCACGTAATACAAAATTCGGTTATGAGCTTGGAATTAGTAGCGATAAAAAAATTTTTTTACGGGAATATAAAGAGTTAGTAGAAGGACAAGAAGCATTAAAATTAGTTTTAGATTTGATAAAAAAATATGATTTACAGATGCCTATAATTTCTGAAGTGGCTAACTATGTCATTCCTGAATAGGTGTTTGTGTGGATTGGTTTTTTCGTCATTGCGAGCGACCGTAGGGAGCACGGCAATCTCAGAACTATAGCACGAGATTGCTTCGTCGAATTACTACGTAATTCTTCTCGCAATGACGGAAAACCAGTCCATGCAACAATGACAGTACTACAATAATCTCTTCATCTGTTCCTGCTCTAATTTCTCTTCTTTATCTAGTTTATTTAAAAATTCTTTATAAAAACCGTTTGTTATATATACAAGT
Protein-coding sequences here:
- the gpsA gene encoding Glycerol-3-phosphate dehydrogenase encodes the protein MNKFKNIAVYGGGSFGTSLASLAAQNCNNVTLFLRDEEIAKEILHNKTNVKYLGDIKLPTHLQVTTNLSVIKDFELIIIAVPSYAFDDSIKLLKTHGISADNTLLIATKGFARNPTELFSDRLKTLLPHSTTAFFAGSNLAKELAKNLPASASIASLDIDIANKIANNLSSKTFTTNTTSDIVTLQVAGALKNIFAIKSGIDLAKKQGKNARATLIVTVLKEIAILSKALGGTASSRSLDTNLLLEAGVVGDLVLTCYSLGSRNTKFGYELGISSDKKIFLREYKELVEGQEALKLVLDLIKKYDLQMPIISEVANYVIPE